The following DNA comes from Pseudanabaena yagii GIHE-NHR1.
CTAGTCCTAGAGGTTCAGCTTGCAGAATATATTCGATCTTTGCACCAAAGCGATCGCCATTGCCTGTTTTGGTTTTTACTTCCTCGCCAGTTTCAGGGCTAATGATAATGCCAATATCCGTAATCCCTGCCGCAACAATGCTTTCAATGCAATACCAAAGAATCGGCTTATTAGCGACGGGGACTAGTTGTTTTGCACCTGTATAGGTGAGTGGTCGTAATCTTGTGCCTTTACCACCAGAGAGAATGAGAGCTTTCATGTTTTTGGTTTTGGATAGTGAATACGAAGATGGGCAGTACCAAGCGCTGCCCATTCTAAAACTAACGATAGGATTTTTCGGTTAAATAAGCAGTCAGAGCTTCTTGCCAAGGACGCATCTTCAAAGTTGTGATGCTTTCTAAGCGATCGCTAGTAAGCGCCGAGTTCATCGGTCTAGTTGCCTTAGTAGGAAATGCCGAAGCAGGAATTGACTCAATGGGATGGGAGATATTGGCGAGCTTTAGAGCTTGAGTCGCAAACTCATGCCATGAGCAAATGCCTGTATTCGCTCCATGAATTACCCCGATAGTGCCTGATTGCAAAAGCTCATCTAACAATCTAGCAGCATCGTAGGTATAGGTCGGTGACATAAACATGTCATTGACTACCTTCAGGGGATCACCTGCCTTTGCTTTTTTGATGATTGTCTCGATAAAGTTGCCACCTTTCCCACTTGCCCCTGCCTTACCAAATACGCTAGAAATTCGCAAAATTAGGGATCGCGGCGTAGTTTGCCTAACTAGATTCTCACCTGCAAATTTGGATGCGCCATAAATGCTGATCGGATCTGGCAGATCTGATTCTGTATAGCCAGATGACTGATCGCCTCGAAAGACGTAATCAGTACTGATATACACAG
Coding sequences within:
- the rfbD gene encoding dTDP-4-dehydrorhamnose reductase; this encodes MTNVLKVALIGANGQLGSDIVSHFSQSDRYQLTALTRADVDITQAESVQKALTSQKFDVVINSAAYVRVDDCEQEVETAFKVNAFGALHVARACREIDALSVYISTDYVFRGDQSSGYTESDLPDPISIYGASKFAGENLVRQTTPRSLILRISSVFGKAGASGKGGNFIETIIKKAKAGDPLKVVNDMFMSPTYTYDAARLLDELLQSGTIGVIHGANTGICSWHEFATQALKLANISHPIESIPASAFPTKATRPMNSALTSDRLESITTLKMRPWQEALTAYLTEKSYR